The following coding sequences are from one Candidatus Nitrohelix vancouverensis window:
- a CDS encoding DUF4411 family protein: protein MLYLLDANTLIDAKNQYYPVKRVPEFWDWLVYQGQRFRIKIPIEIYEEFKDTETREGQKDDLAQWAGITEVKKALLFNEESEPDLVSRVVYGGYFPNPGDDEIEKLGRDPFLISYALKDSNNRCIVTTEVSKPKRKGVNKKIPDVCDTLGVRCINNFQLIQELDFSTAWNADT from the coding sequence TTGCTATATCTGCTAGATGCAAACACATTGATTGATGCAAAAAACCAATATTATCCTGTGAAACGGGTGCCAGAATTTTGGGATTGGCTAGTGTATCAAGGACAACGATTTCGAATAAAGATTCCAATCGAGATTTATGAAGAATTCAAAGATACAGAGACAAGAGAAGGACAAAAGGACGATCTTGCCCAATGGGCAGGAATAACTGAAGTAAAAAAGGCGCTACTATTTAACGAAGAGTCAGAACCAGACCTTGTTTCTCGCGTTGTTTATGGGGGATACTTTCCAAATCCTGGTGATGATGAAATAGAGAAACTCGGGCGTGATCCTTTTCTCATCTCTTATGCCCTTAAAGATAGTAATAACCGTTGTATTGTTACCACTGAAGTATCCAAACCAAAACGAAAAGGGGTGAATAAAAAGATACCCGACGTGTGTGATACTTTGGGTGTTCGGTGTATTAATAACTTTCAATTGATCCAAGAGTTGGATTTCAGTACTGCTTGGAATGCCGATACATAG